Part of the Melitaea cinxia chromosome 6, ilMelCinx1.1, whole genome shotgun sequence genome is shown below.
TTTTAATCTAAGTTATATCTTCTCcgtaataatatgtatagaaaattaatttatttataacacagTTAATAATGATAAGGAATGTTAGCTACCtaaaatgcaattttattttaatagtaactctgcaattgttaataattatacctagctaatgataattataaacaaaacttCAAAGTGCTAAAAAAGTGATTACGAGTCACGAGAAATAAAGAGAATAATCGCAGAAAAATATATTGAGGCAAAAATCATGGATGATATAGATGAGAGCTATGAACCAATGGATATTGATTTAAGTTCTAATTCTGTAAGTCCTATGGATATTTCATTTATAGAGAAAGATTTAGAATTTTCACCAGCAACTATAAAGTCAGAAAAAGAGGACGATATTTATGAAAAACGTTTAAACTTAAAGCCCATCACCGTTAacaacttattaaaaaattacacacagaATCGTAACAGATACAAATTTACCACAAATCAAATTgcaaaattagttttatatataatggtGGTGCTTTTTGCTGTTGTTACATATCAAATagcatattttaaatgtaatgaaagTTTAAACATAGGcttgttaaaaaaatcttttgcatCAAAGATATATGGCCAAGATATAGCaactgaaaaattattaaaagcgcTAGATTCTGATGTACCCAACAAAGTTATAACATTGTATGGTGGAACTGGAGTTGGCAAAACATATACAGCCTCATTAATACTTGAAAATATACTACAATATGGTAATACTTACCACTATACAATGCCTGGCTTTTTACAAACATCATCAGATTTTATGTTAGGCTTAATTTACTGTGAATCATCAATCATAGTTATAGATGATCTAAGTAGAAATGACATATTGATGGTTAAAGATCATATTAAagatttaattacaaagagtttaaaatactcaaaaaaaattatgattattcTACTTTATAACTGTGATACTATGGGAGAACAATTTTTCCGAAAATGTGATAGTCATTTTTTACAAGAGTTGACACAGAGCTTGAAAAATATTGATGCCcataagttttatattaaatatgagcTATTAAATGAAGAAGTTTTGAGaaagtgtattaaaaatgaacttTCTGATAAAATGTTGACTGAGTCTGACATTGCTCATATcatgaaaaattttaatgtaactatCGATGGATGCAAAGGTGTTTAtcagaaaatgaaatatttaagcaTAGTTTAGTTTCAAGGTATGTAATATattgaagaaaatattaaaatttgtatttcaaatagatttgtagttttattttatagtatattattattattagaaatgtacaataaagtagTTCTGTATGTAGTTAAGCAAATAAGTTATGTTGGATTGTATGGTTTGTAGAAGTTATTGATAATacagtttgtatgaaattaaGAGGTAAGTTTACAAGTTTTCACCTAacaattatagaaaaataagtatattttagatcaaaaaaactttattttagatAATGTTACATGATAATCGGCAATGCAGAGGTTTAAGAAATTATGTCAAATAGAAATATACTGACAAATGTTTAATACACCTACACttccacattttttaatttatcctaCATCAAACATCACCATTTTGATAATAAAGaggaaattttaaacaaatttagaGGTGCATTAAAGGATGAAATACTTTGGTTAACCTAGCTATAACAAAACAATCTCAATATAACTAGGCAGGGGTgcgatattaattttaattcaaactaaATAGTTACTATTCACTCAATTTAAGTACATctatataatttcaatataaagttataggttttataaatattctaacACAGAATGCTCCATTAGTACAATACAAATTCTAGCTGAAtggtcaaaaaaaattttatttgaacaaaaaagcaattaattttctaatggaggaaagttttaatttttagtagaACTGATCCAGTTttcatataatatgttatattgcACTGCACccatatttatgatttatacatttataataattgaagcACATAGACTGAATGTAATATTCCTAATGTAATAAATTCGAAATAACTCACAAATAAGAAATATCGTACACTTACTTAACATATGAATCTATAAACAATAGTGAACATTTAAATGGTAACTTGTATTACAGATTGttaagcaaatatttttataaactaattttctattaattattttaacaacttGGCGAATagataaatatgattatttcaattagtttaatattaaaaagctctcctaaatatttcaaagccagtaggtTAGTGCATGCAATCAGGAAAAAGTGCCTTAACAATGAGAGAGAGAGAgctgtctttttttaatttttaaagtagtaAAAATCTGTATATGGACATAATATTCGCTATTggataataattcaataattattttggaaCACTGTTGAGGGAAGACAATACCATATTTAATATGTTGATCTTACACAAACTTGGTATTGGTATTGTGATCGTTTTATGATCTATAGTAGGTTCACACTTTTGTGCAATTCTGCTAGGTtagctttaattttttgttatgattttcgtaaataaattctatattttcatactattttaacattaacagaattttttaaaaatttcaatacgACATTCAGATAAGAGACTATACTTGGGAACACATTTTTCTTTACTGTAGTAAAAATCAGTAGTTGTAATACATGCTAAATATTAGGTTTGGTTACCATTTCTTACTATTATATTCTCTTTTCTGAATAtagatacattttaattataatattaatattcaagtTAGTAACAAACAAAATTCTTAACAatgtaatttgataataaataattatgatttatgaaGATATCAATATATGAAGATTATTCCAAAGCAAATTATCAAATTTAACCATTCAGT
Proteins encoded:
- the LOC123654295 gene encoding uncharacterized protein LOC123654295; its protein translation is MDDIDESYEPMDIDLSSNSVSPMDISFIEKDLEFSPATIKSEKEDDIYEKRLNLKPITVNNLLKNYTQNRNRYKFTTNQIAKLVLYIMVVLFAVVTYQIAYFKCNESLNIGLLKKSFASKIYGQDIATEKLLKALDSDVPNKVITLYGGTGVGKTYTASLILENILQYGNTYHYTMPGFLQTSSDFMLGLIYCESSIIVIDDLSRNDILMVKDHIKDLITKSLKYSKKIMIILLYNCDTMGEQFFRKCDSHFLQELTQSLKNIDAHKFYIKYELLNEEVLRKCIKNELSDKMLTESDIAHIMKNFNVTIDGCKGVYQKMKYLSIV